A genomic window from Deltaproteobacteria bacterium includes:
- a CDS encoding IclR family transcriptional regulator, with translation MKDNTPKEDSYFIASLERGIMVLEALAKNKGPLGLVELASLTGISPATATRYAMTLVSLGYVIRDPVTRQFRIAPKVLSLGFSLLRDMDLRARVSSHLLEASRRLNVGAQCAILDGTEIVYVERIQINVIVDLDIPVGSRLPACCTALGKVILAFMDSVEAERIIRDSDLVAHTPYTETNPARLTASLEVIRKQGFAINRQELFLGRNAVAAPVFRNGAVEGAIGFSFPFQKEKEAGFEQNLVEVLKDISKKASLASTP, from the coding sequence ATGAAAGATAACACTCCAAAAGAAGATTCTTATTTTATTGCTTCCCTGGAGAGGGGCATCATGGTTCTCGAGGCCCTCGCCAAAAACAAGGGACCGCTCGGCCTGGTCGAATTGGCCTCGCTGACCGGAATTTCGCCGGCGACGGCAACGCGCTACGCGATGACGCTCGTATCCCTGGGATATGTCATCAGGGATCCGGTCACCAGGCAATTCCGGATCGCGCCCAAAGTGCTCTCCCTGGGGTTTTCCCTCCTGCGTGATATGGATTTGAGAGCCCGGGTCTCTTCGCACCTGCTGGAGGCGTCCCGGCGGCTGAACGTCGGGGCCCAATGCGCGATTCTGGATGGAACGGAAATTGTCTATGTGGAACGGATTCAGATCAATGTCATCGTCGACCTGGATATTCCCGTAGGTTCCCGCCTGCCGGCCTGTTGCACCGCTTTGGGAAAGGTTATCCTCGCTTTCATGGATTCCGTTGAGGCGGAAAGAATCATCCGGGACAGCGATTTGGTCGCCCACACGCCCTACACCGAAACCAATCCAGCCAGACTGACCGCATCCCTGGAGGTGATCAGGAAGCAAGGCTTTGCCATCAACCGGCAGGAATTGTTTTTGGGGAGAAATGCGGTGGCGGCGCCTGTCTTCCGCAATGGTGCGGTCGAAGGCGCCATCGGATTTTCTTTTCCGTTCCAGAAGGAAAAAGAAGCAGGCTTTGAGCAGAATCTGGTGGAAGTTCTCAAGGATATTTCGAAGAAGGCCTCTTTGGCTTCGACCCCCTGA